The Chordicoccus furentiruminis DNA window CGCGCTGGCTCTGCTCTGCACAACCAAGATGCGCGGAACGGGTTTCTACCGCGCGGCCTATTTCCTTCCGAACCTGATCGGCGGCATCGTTCTTGGCTATATCTGGCAGTTCGTGTTCAGCAACGTGCTGATCAGACTGACTAATAATATTTCGCTTCTGGCGAAGACGAACACCGCGCTGTTCTGCATCATTCTGGTTTATATCTGGCAGTACGGCGGCTACATCATGCTGATTTACATTACGGGACTCACTCAGGTTCCCGCCGACGTGATCGAGGCGGCAGAAATCGACGGCGCGACTCCGTCGCAGATCCTCTTCAGGGTAAAAGTGCCGATGATCCGTGCGACCATCACGATCTGCACGTTTCTGACGCTGACATCCGCCTTCAAGCAGTTTGACGTGAATATGTCCTTGACGAACGGCACGGGTTCCGTGGCGGGCTTCATGGGCTCCTACCTGTCTCAGGGCACGCAGATGCTGGCACTCAACATCTATAATACAGCCATCGCGAAGAACAACTACGCGCAGGGCCAGGCCAAGGCCGTTCTGTTCTTCATCATCCTGGCGGCCATTTCCCTTGTGCAGGTCCGGATGTCCAATAAGAAGGAGGTGGAGCTGTAATGAAGACGACCAAACGATCCAGAGCCGTTATTCTGACCATCGTCGCGATTATCCTCGCGGTCTATATCCTGTTCCCGTTCTATCTTGTCGTGATGAACTCCTTCAAGAAGCAGACGGATATCGTCGCGAATCCGGTGGCGCTGGCCGGCGCTTCCTTCAAACAGCTGGCGACGAACCTGAACGCCGTCGTTAACAACTCGAATTTCCGCTTCTGGTACGCTTTCGGCACATCGGCGGCGGTGACAATCATCTCGCTGGTTCTTCTCGCTGTCCTCGGCTCGATGGCGGCATGGGTCATCAGCCGCAACAACGGCAAAAAGTGGGCCGCCGCGATCTATATGGTCTTCATCGCTTCGATGATCATTCCGTTCCAGGTGGTCATGCTGCCGCTGATCTCGACGTTCCGTGACGCGGGCAAGTTTGTCGGCCTCTCAATGCTTCAGTCGATCCCCGGCATTGTCTTCGCGTACTGCGGTTTCGGCGGCGCGATGACCGTCTTCATCCTGACCGGATTCATCAAGGGTATCCCGTACGACCTCGAGGAGGCGGCCGCGATCGACGGCTGCTCGCCGGAGGGAACCTTCTTCAAAGTGATCTTCCCGCTGCTGAAGCCGGTGATCACGACGGTCACGATCCTGAACGGCATGTGGATCTGGAACGATTACCTGCTTCCTTCTCTGATGCTCGGCCAGAACGGCAAGGTCAAGACACTGCCGGTGGCGGTGCAGGCATTCGTCGGTTCCTACGTCAAGCAGTGGGATCTGATCCTGACGGCGGCTCTGCTGGCGATCCTGCCGATGATCATCCTGTTCCTGTTCGCGCAGAAGCAGATCATGCACGGCATGGTGGAAGGCGCGGTCAAGGGCTGAGCTTTATCCGGATCGGTTTTGCTCCATCCGTACGGACAGCGGGCGGCGTCGGAAGACGCCGCCCGCTGTGTCAATTGAGGAGAAGACAGGAGGACCAGACAGGGAAGGGGGTGACAATGTCTGATCACCATCAAGGAAATCGCGGAACTGGCGGGCGTGAGCCCGACGACGGTCTCCAACGTCCTTCACGGCCGCACAGGCCGGATGGCGCCGGAGACGCTTCAGAAGGTTCAGTCCATCCTGGACCAGACCCGCTATGTGTCCAATATGGGGGCCCAGATTCTAGGTCGCCACGGATCCAGGCTGATCGCGCTGATTATCGCGTATTATTCTTATGAGAAAGAATCACTGCTGGAGGATCCCTTTGTTGGTTCGATCATGGGTTCCGTGGAACAGACGATCCGGGAGAACGGGTACTTCATGATGCTTTACAACAACCCGGATATGGACGAGTGCCTTCAGATGGCAAGGGCGTGGAACATCGAGGGCATGATCCTGCTCGGCGCGCAGCGGCAGGATTATTACCGGATGCGGCGGGAGCTGAAGATTCCTGTCGTATCGATTGATTCCTGTTACCGCAGGGACGACCGGGGCTATGTCAATGTCGGTCTGCAGGATTACGAGGGCGGACGGATCATGACGGAATATCTGATCAGCCAGGGCCACAAAAAGATAGGCTATCTTGCGCTGATGCAGAACGGTACGGATCCTTCGGTGGTATATCTGGACAGCGCGCGGCTGAAGGGCTATGAGGACGCGATGAGGAATCATGGTCTTGCGGTGAAAAAGGAGTGGGTCA harbors:
- a CDS encoding carbohydrate ABC transporter permease, with translation MKVNTGNKVFSPLLLLAGAVLMIVSLGMDFTHDGNPYRGAMLVCGMVIFFVGLYLFPTLRHHRAIVYFIFLFPLLFTFAVTVVIPLVLGIGYSFTDWTGIKMTKVVGLANYQAMFKDPQFIWSILITFIFVALNMVLINLVGFALALLCTTKMRGTGFYRAAYFLPNLIGGIVLGYIWQFVFSNVLIRLTNNISLLAKTNTALFCIILVYIWQYGGYIMLIYITGLTQVPADVIEAAEIDGATPSQILFRVKVPMIRATITICTFLTLTSAFKQFDVNMSLTNGTGSVAGFMGSYLSQGTQMLALNIYNTAIAKNNYAQGQAKAVLFFIILAAISLVQVRMSNKKEVEL
- a CDS encoding carbohydrate ABC transporter permease, encoding MKTTKRSRAVILTIVAIILAVYILFPFYLVVMNSFKKQTDIVANPVALAGASFKQLATNLNAVVNNSNFRFWYAFGTSAAVTIISLVLLAVLGSMAAWVISRNNGKKWAAAIYMVFIASMIIPFQVVMLPLISTFRDAGKFVGLSMLQSIPGIVFAYCGFGGAMTVFILTGFIKGIPYDLEEAAAIDGCSPEGTFFKVIFPLLKPVITTVTILNGMWIWNDYLLPSLMLGQNGKVKTLPVAVQAFVGSYVKQWDLILTAALLAILPMIILFLFAQKQIMHGMVEGAVKG
- a CDS encoding LacI family DNA-binding transcriptional regulator, with translation MSPTTVSNVLHGRTGRMAPETLQKVQSILDQTRYVSNMGAQILGRHGSRLIALIIAYYSYEKESLLEDPFVGSIMGSVEQTIRENGYFMMLYNNPDMDECLQMARAWNIEGMILLGAQRQDYYRMRRELKIPVVSIDSCYRRDDRGYVNVGLQDYEGGRIMTEYLISQGHKKIGYLALMQNGTDPSVVYLDSARLKGYEDAMRNHGLAVKKEWVTKLSTAEEERDAQVRQLARRRFDGCTALFFGSDAMALEAAMVFRQEGFRVPEDISVAGFDNIRLASRLSPSLATVDQNFEQKGRCAVCELLKLMRDPGYSSDIRLPVRLVPGESVRRIG